In one window of Acidobacteriota bacterium DNA:
- a CDS encoding TIGR02391 family protein, with the protein MNLTLNSLVPDPETLLALEVEELAGVLLMHLNSRDDRGADLHHSNFFVELRNYPIYPTRKDEVNRALMEAWDWLANEGFLAMRGDDHSRSGVFVTRRGQRLKSREDFAAYLKANLLPKGQLHPLLASKVYPAFLRGDYDTAIFQAFKEVEVAVRQAGKFPHDLVGDKLMRAAFATAENSQPVGPLTDTQLPLGEQKALAHLFVGAFGVYRNSTGHRHVIAEPVEAAEVIMFASQLLRIVDSRKQQQAGEAHP; encoded by the coding sequence ATGAACCTCACTCTAAATTCGCTCGTTCCTGACCCAGAAACCTTGCTCGCGCTTGAAGTGGAGGAGCTGGCTGGTGTTCTGCTCATGCACTTGAATAGTCGAGATGATAGGGGTGCAGACCTGCATCATTCCAACTTTTTCGTTGAGCTTCGAAACTATCCCATCTACCCGACCCGGAAAGACGAAGTCAACCGCGCGCTAATGGAAGCATGGGATTGGTTGGCCAATGAAGGATTCCTGGCCATGAGGGGTGATGACCATAGCAGATCTGGCGTGTTTGTCACTCGACGAGGCCAACGATTGAAATCGCGAGAAGATTTTGCCGCCTATCTCAAAGCTAACCTGCTTCCCAAAGGCCAGCTTCATCCCCTCTTGGCCAGCAAAGTCTATCCGGCATTTCTGCGCGGCGATTACGACACGGCCATTTTCCAGGCCTTCAAGGAGGTTGAAGTCGCCGTTAGACAGGCGGGAAAATTCCCGCATGACCTAGTTGGCGACAAACTCATGCGGGCCGCTTTCGCAACCGCAGAGAACAGCCAACCGGTCGGACCGCTCACAGACACGCAACTCCCCTTGGGTGAGCAGAAAGCCCTGGCTCATCTTTTCGTCGGTGCATTTGGTGTTTATAGGAATTCCACGGGTCATCGCCACGTTATCGCAGAGCCTGTTGAAGCGGCGGAAGTTATCATGTTCGCCAGTCAGCTTCTGCGGATTGTGGACAGCCGCAAACAGCAACAGGCAGGCGAAGCACACCCATAG
- a CDS encoding transposase, whose protein sequence is MALRPARLSWRHRPGTGWEGHRHQRRGGHAHFLASMPPALALEELVRVLKSNFSRWVKREKGARGFAWQTGYAAYSVSHSSAAAVAKYILEQEEYHRHILFQEEYLEFLKKNKIEYDERFIWG, encoded by the coding sequence ATGGCGCTCCGACCTGCACGCTTATCTTGGCGGCATCGTCCGGGAACTGGGTGGGAAGGCCACCGCCATCAACGGCGCGGCGGACATGCGCATTTTCTGGCATCAATGCCACCGGCCCTGGCGTTGGAGGAGTTGGTCCGCGTGTTGAAGTCCAATTTCTCGCGCTGGGTGAAACGCGAAAAGGGTGCGCGGGGATTCGCATGGCAAACCGGATACGCGGCGTACAGCGTGAGTCATTCGAGCGCTGCGGCGGTGGCGAAATACATCCTGGAGCAGGAAGAGTATCATCGCCACATTTTGTTTCAGGAGGAATACCTGGAATTCCTGAAGAAGAATAAGATCGAATACGACGAGCGTTTCATCTGGGGATGA
- a CDS encoding YjgP/YjgQ family permease produces the protein MRILHRQIFKEILSHGLLGLVLFTFVLFLRDTTRLLELILRDTAVWRQVAYLTLLAFPPALAFTLPMAVLLGTLIGLSRMSADGEITALRAAGVSTRMLLPPLLTFALLGSGLALIFSAYAAPAASRERVLAEREIGLRQIASQLKPRVFEERFPNLILYVQDAIAGPQPAWKGIFLADLTNPARPKITLAKDGVLFNDAEYGQLQLHLSQGTVHETGSTPGEYSIASFESTDIPVRLPAPSPSAVKPNVQRTNAELYAMSQAALADADSVEAHMEPHIELHRRFALPMAAFFLALIAIPLGLAAHKGGKSSGIILTILMVGGYYSLFIGGISLARAGTVAIWAGVWGANFFFGALGVYMLSRADRVSPLSDRLVMFAEWLPDTLRRIAKAVSRKSHAGERESSSALGGLRNGMPGPLILDRYILRSFLLYLVITVAALVLLIEIVTLFLDLLSDVIEHQIPASMVADYFLHLTPHLIYVITPLGVLVAVLVSFAILSQNNEVTAAKASGISLYRLTAPVLAAAAALSVGLFFFEYYLVPVANRHQDAVRDRIKGRPAQTYLRPDRQWIVGEGSRIYYYNFFEPNEQVLGGVTIFEFDPATYELKRRFSAERATYMQTPSGSGPGWVFSSGWERDFREPPLDISAGMSGAGEASGVAEAPGAAEAPGMIDSVHFEQFEMRAYPELREPPAYFLKEVKQTTQMNSTELRSYIDDLQKSGFDVVPLAVQLQRKFSFPLFVPIMALIGLPFAFSMGKRGALTGIAVSLGIAMAFWATTSLFEAIGNLNQLPPIAAAWSPNLLFGLGGLYFFLRIRT, from the coding sequence TTGCGGATACTCCACCGGCAAATTTTCAAGGAGATACTCTCGCACGGCCTGTTGGGGCTGGTGCTGTTCACGTTTGTGCTGTTTCTGCGAGACACCACGCGCCTGCTGGAACTCATCCTGCGCGATACCGCTGTGTGGCGGCAGGTAGCCTATCTGACGCTGTTGGCCTTCCCGCCCGCGCTCGCCTTCACGCTGCCGATGGCGGTGTTGCTCGGCACGCTGATCGGGCTGAGCCGCATGTCCGCCGACGGCGAGATCACCGCACTGCGCGCGGCCGGGGTGAGTACGCGCATGTTGCTGCCGCCTCTGCTGACTTTCGCGCTGCTCGGTAGCGGACTGGCGCTCATTTTCTCCGCATACGCCGCGCCCGCCGCCAGCCGCGAGCGCGTCCTCGCCGAGCGCGAGATTGGCCTGCGCCAGATCGCTTCACAACTCAAGCCACGCGTCTTTGAAGAGCGTTTCCCGAATCTGATCCTCTACGTGCAGGATGCCATCGCCGGACCGCAGCCCGCGTGGAAAGGCATTTTCCTCGCTGATCTCACCAATCCCGCGCGGCCCAAAATTACGCTGGCCAAAGACGGCGTGCTGTTCAATGACGCTGAGTACGGCCAGTTGCAGTTGCATCTTTCGCAGGGGACCGTGCATGAAACGGGGTCTACGCCGGGTGAGTACTCCATCGCCAGCTTCGAGTCCACGGACATTCCGGTGCGCCTGCCCGCGCCCTCTCCCAGCGCCGTGAAGCCCAATGTCCAGCGCACCAACGCGGAACTCTACGCCATGAGTCAGGCGGCATTGGCTGATGCGGATTCCGTCGAGGCGCACATGGAACCGCACATTGAACTTCACAGGCGATTCGCGCTGCCGATGGCGGCGTTCTTCCTCGCGCTGATCGCCATCCCGCTGGGACTGGCGGCGCACAAGGGCGGCAAGTCGTCGGGGATCATTCTGACCATTCTGATGGTGGGCGGTTACTATTCGCTCTTCATCGGAGGCATCTCGCTGGCGCGCGCCGGAACGGTGGCCATCTGGGCAGGTGTGTGGGGAGCGAACTTTTTCTTCGGCGCTCTCGGCGTTTACATGCTCAGTCGCGCCGACCGCGTCAGCCCGCTCTCGGATCGTCTGGTGATGTTTGCCGAGTGGCTGCCCGATACGCTGCGTCGGATAGCCAAAGCTGTCTCCCGAAAAAGCCATGCCGGTGAACGGGAATCCTCCTCTGCGCTCGGCGGACTGCGCAATGGAATGCCGGGGCCGCTGATACTGGATCGCTATATTCTGCGGTCGTTTCTCTTGTATCTGGTCATCACCGTTGCCGCGCTGGTGCTGCTGATCGAGATCGTTACGTTGTTCCTGGATCTGCTCAGCGACGTCATCGAGCATCAGATACCCGCCAGCATGGTGGCGGATTACTTCCTGCATTTGACCCCGCACCTGATCTACGTCATCACGCCGCTGGGCGTGCTGGTGGCCGTGCTGGTGAGCTTCGCCATACTCAGTCAGAACAACGAAGTCACCGCGGCGAAGGCCTCCGGCATCAGCCTGTATCGGCTGACCGCGCCGGTGCTGGCTGCCGCCGCCGCGCTCAGCGTGGGCCTGTTCTTCTTCGAGTATTACCTCGTCCCCGTGGCCAACCGCCATCAGGATGCCGTGCGCGACCGCATCAAGGGTCGCCCCGCGCAGACCTATCTGCGGCCCGACCGGCAATGGATAGTCGGCGAAGGTTCGCGCATCTACTACTACAATTTCTTCGAGCCGAATGAACAGGTGCTGGGCGGCGTGACCATCTTCGAGTTTGATCCGGCGACGTACGAACTGAAGCGCCGCTTCTCCGCCGAGCGCGCCACCTATATGCAAACACCGAGTGGATCGGGGCCGGGCTGGGTCTTCTCTTCCGGATGGGAGCGCGACTTCAGGGAACCACCTTTAGACATCTCCGCAGGCATGTCCGGTGCGGGCGAAGCGTCTGGTGTGGCTGAGGCGCCCGGTGCGGCCGAGGCGCCTGGAATGATCGACTCGGTCCACTTCGAGCAGTTCGAGATGCGCGCCTATCCCGAACTGCGCGAGCCGCCCGCGTATTTTCTGAAAGAGGTCAAGCAAACCACGCAGATGAATTCCACGGAGCTGCGCAGCTACATCGACGACCTGCAAAAAAGCGGCTTCGACGTGGTGCCGCTGGCCGTGCAGCTCCAGCGCAAATTTTCCTTCCCGCTCTTCGTGCCGATCATGGCGCTGATCGGCCTGCCCTTCGCCTTCTCCATGGGCAAGCGCGGCGCGCTGACCGGCATCGCCGTGAGCCTGGGCATCGCCATGGCCTTCTGGGCCACCACCAGCCTCTTCGAAGCCATCGGCAACCTGAACCAGTTGCCGCCAATTGCCGCCGCCTGGTCGCCGAATCTATTGTTCGGCCTCGGCGGCCTCTACTTCTTCCTCCGCATCAGGACGTGA
- a CDS encoding NAD(P)-dependent glycerol-3-phosphate dehydrogenase has product MSTLAIIGAGGWGTALAVTLARNVDRVNLWVFEPDIAERLRRTRINEVYLPDITIPPNVAPSADLASTLQGAEIVLIAVPSPHLRRVCEQMLPIVSAQQIFVSAVKGLEYGGREDGTLLRMSEVVREVFRPHFMPRIAVLSGPTFAREVARGTPTAVVMASEDEDLAMELQRRFSTATFRLYTNTDVIGVELGAAVKNVMAIAAGICEGLELGSNAVAAVITRGLGEITRLACACGARRETLSGLAGLGDLVLTCTGAQSRNHWAGVELGRGRSLDDIVGSTRMVIEGVHATDATLELARRHNVQMPIVEQVHAILRQGRSPRDAARELMERHLKPE; this is encoded by the coding sequence ATGAGCACGCTGGCCATCATCGGTGCCGGGGGGTGGGGCACGGCCCTGGCCGTTACGCTGGCGCGCAACGTGGATCGCGTGAATCTGTGGGTCTTCGAACCCGATATCGCGGAGCGCCTGCGCCGCACGCGAATCAACGAAGTGTATCTTCCGGACATCACCATCCCGCCGAATGTTGCACCCTCCGCCGACCTTGCCAGCACGCTACAGGGCGCGGAAATTGTGCTGATCGCTGTGCCCTCGCCGCACCTGCGCCGCGTCTGCGAACAGATGCTGCCCATCGTTTCAGCGCAACAAATATTTGTCAGCGCCGTCAAAGGATTGGAATATGGTGGTCGGGAAGACGGCACGCTGCTGCGCATGAGCGAAGTGGTGCGCGAGGTATTCAGGCCGCACTTTATGCCGCGCATTGCCGTCCTTTCTGGTCCCACCTTTGCGCGGGAAGTCGCGCGCGGCACTCCCACTGCGGTGGTGATGGCCTCGGAAGACGAAGACCTCGCCATGGAACTACAGCGGCGATTTTCGACGGCGACGTTTCGCCTGTATACGAATACCGATGTAATCGGCGTGGAGCTGGGCGCGGCGGTGAAAAACGTGATGGCCATCGCGGCGGGAATCTGCGAGGGGCTGGAACTGGGATCGAACGCGGTCGCTGCGGTCATCACGCGCGGCCTCGGTGAGATCACGCGGCTGGCCTGTGCCTGCGGCGCGCGCCGCGAGACTCTGTCCGGGCTCGCGGGATTGGGCGACCTGGTTCTTACTTGCACGGGCGCGCAGAGCCGCAATCATTGGGCCGGAGTCGAGTTGGGTCGCGGCCGCTCTCTCGATGATATTGTCGGGTCCACGCGCATGGTCATTGAGGGCGTACATGCCACCGATGCCACGCTGGAGCTGGCCCGCCGCCATAATGTGCAGATGCCCATTGTCGAGCAGGTGCATGCCATCCTGCGCCAAGGCCGCTCCCCGCGCGACGCCGCGCGCGAGTTGATGGAACGCCATCTGAAGCCGGAATAG
- a CDS encoding competence/damage-inducible protein A, translating to MNAEIIAIGSEMLTPFRSDTNSLFLTARLNELGVNVVRKTVVGDDQPRLTEAIAHAWERSGIVMTIGGLGPTADDLTRECAAAVLGRALQSDAAIAEWLVARFRSRGMVMPQINLRQAMVIEGATILPNTRGTAPGQWMEHNGKHLILLPGPPRELETMFNDAVLPPLRELLPRAYLRRRQLRMTGLTESAAEEIIAPIFTRYTNPVTTILATLGEIQVHLMSTAPTEAEATACVDDLAAQLEKALGAVVFSNDGKGLEAVVGSLLAARDETLAVAESCTGGLLGERVTTVAGSSKYFLGGVVSYANAVKERLLGVPTAMIEEHGAVSEPVARQMANEVRARLGATYGLSITGIAGPDGASPGKPVGLVYIALTTPDGTKVAMKKFSGEREPVRWQAAQAALDLLRQHLVGVD from the coding sequence ATGAACGCCGAAATCATCGCCATCGGTTCGGAAATGCTGACGCCCTTCCGCTCCGACACGAATTCTCTATTCCTGACCGCGCGGCTCAACGAACTGGGTGTGAACGTGGTGCGCAAGACTGTCGTCGGCGATGACCAGCCGCGCCTGACCGAAGCCATCGCACATGCCTGGGAGCGATCCGGGATCGTCATGACCATCGGGGGGCTGGGGCCCACGGCAGACGACCTGACGCGGGAGTGTGCGGCGGCCGTGTTGGGCCGCGCGCTCCAGTCCGATGCCGCCATCGCCGAATGGCTGGTGGCGCGCTTCCGCTCGCGCGGCATGGTGATGCCTCAGATCAATCTGAGGCAAGCCATGGTGATTGAAGGCGCAACGATATTGCCCAACACACGCGGCACCGCGCCTGGCCAGTGGATGGAACACAACGGCAAGCATCTGATCCTGCTGCCCGGCCCGCCGCGCGAGCTGGAAACCATGTTTAACGATGCCGTCCTGCCGCCGCTGCGAGAGCTCCTGCCGCGCGCTTATCTGCGCCGCCGGCAACTGCGCATGACCGGACTGACCGAGTCGGCGGCGGAAGAGATCATCGCGCCGATCTTCACGCGCTACACCAATCCTGTTACCACCATCCTGGCCACCCTTGGCGAGATACAGGTCCATCTAATGAGCACTGCTCCCACGGAGGCAGAGGCCACCGCCTGCGTGGATGATCTGGCCGCGCAACTAGAGAAAGCTCTTGGCGCAGTGGTGTTTTCAAATGATGGCAAGGGCCTCGAGGCCGTAGTGGGAAGTTTGTTGGCCGCGCGCGATGAGACGCTCGCCGTTGCGGAGAGCTGCACGGGCGGGTTGCTCGGTGAGCGCGTCACCACCGTTGCAGGCAGCTCCAAATACTTTCTTGGCGGCGTCGTAAGCTATGCGAATGCAGTGAAGGAGCGTCTGCTCGGCGTGCCCACCGCGATGATTGAAGAACATGGTGCGGTAAGCGAGCCGGTGGCGCGGCAGATGGCCAACGAGGTGCGCGCTCGTCTCGGCGCGACCTACGGATTGTCCATCACGGGCATCGCCGGCCCGGATGGCGCCTCGCCGGGCAAGCCTGTCGGGCTTGTCTACATTGCACTAACGACTCCGGACGGCACAAAAGTTGCGATGAAGAAGTTCTCCGGCGAACGCGAACCGGTTCGCTGGCAAGCCGCGCAGGCGGCACTCGATCTGCTGCGCCAGCATTTGGTTGGCGTGGACTGA
- a CDS encoding gluconolaconase, protein MENIISNLLQRRSLNGKPVIEQITPRATISGGELQIRGHGFSTVGSPPPQVQLNGVDAGLTVSSDRLLIARIPESAVSCNLVVNNHRESSDGVPIEVGVPIAENMHPVGNPAIDRDGNIFVTFSGSRGQKVPVGIYKIDPNYNVKAFLSEVMNPTGMAFDRKGDLFISSRFDGNIYRATPSGEVSTHAEGMGVATGIAFDGDEFLYVGDRSGTIFKIAPDRQIFVFATLEPSISAYHLAFGPDGYLYVTGPTTSSFDCISRISRTGVVEKFYQGVGRPQGMAFDVDGNLYVAASQAGRKGILRINQQGQCELVVSGPGLVGLAFTTGAAILVTTGAVYHLNMNVRGRQMPEKTIEKMPGK, encoded by the coding sequence ATGGAAAATATCATATCCAATCTGTTACAGCGGAGGTCGCTGAACGGCAAGCCCGTTATCGAGCAGATCACTCCGCGCGCCACCATCAGCGGTGGCGAGTTGCAGATTCGCGGACATGGTTTTTCCACGGTCGGGTCGCCGCCCCCGCAGGTTCAGTTGAACGGCGTTGATGCGGGACTCACGGTGTCCTCCGACCGACTGCTGATCGCACGCATACCGGAAAGCGCGGTCTCCTGCAATCTGGTGGTCAATAACCACCGCGAGTCCAGCGACGGCGTCCCCATAGAAGTCGGCGTGCCCATCGCCGAAAATATGCACCCGGTGGGCAATCCCGCCATCGACCGCGACGGAAATATTTTTGTTACCTTCAGCGGCTCGCGCGGACAGAAAGTGCCCGTGGGCATCTATAAGATCGATCCCAACTACAACGTGAAAGCATTTCTCTCGGAGGTCATGAACCCGACGGGGATGGCCTTTGATCGCAAGGGCGATCTGTTCATCTCCAGCCGCTTCGACGGCAATATTTATCGCGCTACGCCGTCCGGCGAAGTCTCCACCCATGCCGAGGGCATGGGCGTGGCCACGGGCATCGCGTTTGATGGCGATGAGTTTCTCTACGTAGGCGACCGCAGCGGGACCATCTTCAAGATCGCTCCCGACCGGCAGATATTCGTCTTCGCCACGTTGGAGCCGAGCATCTCGGCCTATCATCTGGCGTTTGGTCCGGATGGCTATCTCTACGTAACGGGTCCGACCACTTCCAGCTTCGATTGCATCTCGCGCATTTCGCGCACGGGCGTAGTGGAAAAGTTCTATCAAGGAGTGGGCCGCCCTCAGGGCATGGCCTTTGATGTGGATGGCAATTTGTATGTGGCGGCATCGCAGGCCGGCCGCAAAGGAATCCTGCGCATCAATCAGCAAGGTCAGTGCGAACTGGTGGTCTCCGGCCCGGGGCTGGTGGGACTGGCCTTCACCACGGGAGCGGCGATCCTGGTTACCACCGGAGCTGTTTATCACCTGAACATGAATGTGCGCGGTCGTCAGATGCCCGAGAAGACAATCGAGAAGATGCCCGGGAAATAA
- the yacG gene encoding DNA gyrase inhibitor YacG, with protein MKLTACRICGSPTSPANPDYPFCGDRCRERDLGNWASELYRVAVPITAEDDIPDRADPDLSKDET; from the coding sequence CTGAAGTTGACCGCCTGCCGTATCTGCGGTTCGCCGACCAGCCCAGCCAATCCCGACTATCCATTCTGCGGTGATCGCTGCCGCGAGCGCGACTTGGGCAACTGGGCTAGCGAACTCTATCGCGTGGCCGTCCCCATCACAGCGGAAGATGATATCCCTGATAGGGCCGATCCTGATTTATCAAAAGACGAAACGTAG
- the amrB gene encoding AmmeMemoRadiSam system protein B: MTRQPAAAEFYAGDCAGAAERFLRDFAAPAEPTHIVAGVVPHAGWEYSGAVAAQVFGVIQRKQPVETFVIFGAIHRRAGRNAVYARGEWATPLGPVQVDEELAARILDATTRLLADDPQAHAGEHAIEVQLPFIRHWFPQASVVPISVSPDTQAVEIGQRVGDVLKKLGRETVVIGSTDLTHYGELYQFSPQGAGERARQWMRGNDERIIDLAVDMKAEQIVKEARQHQNACGAGALAATVAAAARLGSQHGVMLDYRTSFDVAPEPVFRMAVGYSAIVF, translated from the coding sequence ATGACCCGACAGCCAGCAGCCGCGGAGTTCTATGCCGGAGATTGCGCCGGTGCGGCGGAACGGTTTCTGCGAGACTTCGCTGCGCCGGCGGAGCCGACTCATATTGTTGCGGGAGTAGTCCCGCACGCCGGCTGGGAATATTCCGGCGCCGTTGCCGCGCAGGTCTTTGGCGTGATTCAGCGGAAGCAGCCCGTCGAGACCTTCGTCATCTTCGGCGCAATTCATCGCCGGGCTGGACGCAACGCGGTGTACGCGCGCGGCGAGTGGGCAACGCCGTTGGGGCCGGTGCAGGTGGATGAAGAACTGGCCGCCCGTATACTTGATGCGACGACACGATTGTTAGCCGATGATCCCCAAGCGCATGCTGGCGAGCACGCGATAGAAGTTCAGTTGCCATTTATCCGGCACTGGTTCCCGCAGGCCAGCGTGGTGCCCATCTCGGTAAGCCCGGATACGCAGGCCGTGGAGATCGGCCAGCGCGTTGGCGATGTGCTGAAGAAGTTAGGCCGCGAGACGGTCGTGATCGGCTCCACGGATCTGACGCACTACGGTGAGCTTTATCAGTTCAGCCCCCAGGGCGCGGGCGAACGCGCCCGCCAGTGGATGCGCGGCAACGATGAGCGGATCATCGATCTGGCGGTTGATATGAAAGCGGAGCAGATCGTCAAAGAAGCGCGCCAGCATCAGAATGCCTGCGGAGCGGGCGCGCTAGCCGCCACGGTGGCCGCCGCCGCGCGCCTCGGCTCCCAACACGGAGTCATGCTGGATTACCGCACCAGCTTCGACGTGGCGCCCGAACCTGTCTTTCGGATGGCCGTGGGCTACTCCGCGATTGTTTTTTAA
- a CDS encoding single-stranded DNA-binding protein, whose translation MARGVNKVILVGNLGRDPELTYLPSGQSVAKFSLATTRAYKDKTGELKEETEWHNIVAWGKTGEICAQYMKKGGQAYVEGRIQSHSWEDKQGNKRTAIDIVADNVQMLGRRGDSESSGGGSSQPQPQRAAGGGRPRAQESAADDDSFGGGETHSQITDDDIPF comes from the coding sequence ATGGCGCGTGGTGTGAACAAAGTGATTCTGGTAGGCAATCTTGGGCGCGATCCTGAGTTGACCTATCTACCTTCGGGCCAGTCAGTGGCGAAGTTCTCGTTGGCCACCACGCGCGCCTACAAGGACAAGACCGGAGAACTGAAGGAAGAGACCGAGTGGCACAACATCGTCGCTTGGGGCAAGACCGGCGAGATCTGCGCGCAATACATGAAGAAGGGTGGACAGGCCTACGTCGAAGGGCGCATCCAGTCGCACAGTTGGGAAGACAAGCAGGGCAACAAGCGCACCGCGATCGACATCGTCGCCGACAACGTGCAGATGCTGGGTCGCCGCGGCGACAGCGAGTCCTCCGGTGGCGGATCGTCGCAGCCGCAGCCGCAGCGGGCAGCGGGCGGCGGACGTCCGCGTGCGCAGGAGTCGGCGGCGGATGACGACAGCTTTGGCGGAGGCGAGACGCACTCGCAGATCACCGACGACGACATTCCTTTCTAA
- a CDS encoding CcmD family protein, with product MQYIFWAYAAVWILNILYMASLNSRQTELRREIDTLKSMVESKTSR from the coding sequence ATGCAATACATCTTCTGGGCCTACGCGGCCGTATGGATTCTGAACATCCTATATATGGCCAGCCTCAACTCGCGCCAAACCGAGTTGCGCCGCGAGATCGACACCTTGAAATCCATGGTGGAGTCGAAGACTTCGCGGTAG
- a CDS encoding cytochrome C assembly protein, with protein sequence MMQAIMALTAAGMVATMYGAFLWAPTEVTMGDTQRIFYIHMACWAVAFPAYFVVSFTGIAYLITSNMKWDRIGLACAEIGTLFCTGGLITGPLWAKPAWGVWWTWDMRLTLSLIVWLIYLSYLLLRDFIEEPVKRAKFAAIYGIFAIPAVIFDYMAIRLWRTQHPQPVIMGGPGSGLDPTMRMVLLISTVTFVLWFILLATLRVRLEKQREEVRQLRRELMMGA encoded by the coding sequence ATGATGCAGGCAATCATGGCGCTGACCGCCGCGGGGATGGTGGCGACGATGTATGGCGCGTTTCTGTGGGCGCCCACTGAAGTCACCATGGGCGACACCCAACGTATCTTCTACATCCACATGGCCTGCTGGGCGGTGGCCTTCCCGGCTTACTTCGTCGTTTCTTTCACGGGCATCGCCTACCTCATCACCAGCAACATGAAGTGGGACCGCATCGGTCTGGCCTGCGCCGAGATCGGGACGCTCTTCTGCACCGGCGGCCTGATCACCGGCCCGCTGTGGGCCAAGCCAGCCTGGGGCGTTTGGTGGACCTGGGACATGCGCCTGACGCTGAGCCTGATCGTCTGGCTGATTTATTTGAGCTACCTGCTGCTGCGCGACTTCATCGAAGAGCCGGTGAAGCGCGCCAAGTTCGCCGCCATCTACGGCATCTTCGCCATCCCGGCGGTGATCTTCGATTACATGGCCATCCGCCTGTGGCGCACCCAGCATCCGCAGCCGGTGATCATGGGCGGCCCGGGCTCGGGTCTGGACCCGACGATGCGCATGGTGCTGCTGATCAGCACGGTTACTTTTGTTTTGTGGTTCATCCTGCTGGCCACGCTGCGCGTGCGCCTGGAGAAGCAGCGTGAAGAGGTGCGCCAGTTGCGCCGCGAGTTGATGATGGGCGCGTAG
- the ccmA gene encoding heme ABC exporter ATP-binding protein CcmA, with amino-acid sequence MQIHARHLTKLYGDFPAVQNLSFEVASGEFVALLGRNGAGKTTLLKMLALLTRPSAGELRFGAATDNDATVGDDYALRGRIGLLGHNTFLYDELSAEENLRFYGGIYGISNIAAAISGMLEKVGLAQFSRELVRNYSRGMRQRLSIARLFLTQPELILLDEPFTGLDDRATEVLENMLSEAAREKRTIVLCTHQLDLALKHATRLLILERGKAAFLGPNDPEHLPEMYEVYRRHAG; translated from the coding sequence ATGCAGATACACGCCCGCCATTTGACCAAGCTCTACGGCGACTTCCCCGCCGTGCAGAACCTGAGCTTTGAGGTCGCGAGCGGCGAGTTCGTCGCGCTGCTAGGCCGCAACGGCGCGGGCAAGACGACGCTCCTGAAGATGCTGGCGCTGCTGACGCGGCCCAGCGCGGGGGAATTGCGGTTCGGTGCCGCTACTGACAATGACGCGACGGTTGGCGACGATTACGCGTTGCGTGGCAGGATCGGATTGCTAGGGCATAATACGTTTCTCTACGATGAACTGTCGGCGGAAGAGAACCTGCGTTTCTACGGCGGGATATACGGGATCAGCAACATCGCGGCGGCCATCAGCGGCATGCTGGAGAAGGTGGGCTTGGCGCAATTCTCGCGCGAGCTGGTACGCAACTATTCGCGCGGCATGCGTCAACGGCTCTCCATCGCGCGGCTGTTTCTGACGCAGCCGGAGCTGATCCTGCTCGACGAGCCCTTCACCGGTCTCGACGACCGCGCCACCGAAGTGTTGGAAAATATGCTGTCCGAGGCTGCGCGAGAGAAGCGCACCATCGTACTCTGTACGCATCAGTTGGACCTGGCGTTGAAACACGCCACGCGGCTTCTAATTTTGGAGCGCGGCAAGGCGGCCTTCTTGGGACCGAACGATCCGGAGCATTTGCCGGAGATGTATGAAGTGTACCGACGGCACGCCGGGTAG